One segment of Nostoc piscinale CENA21 DNA contains the following:
- a CDS encoding sulfurtransferase codes for MLKFFVSQDWLVNHLNDPQVVIVDCRFSLADPELGRKQYQTSHIPGAYYLDLNQDLSSPVGKHGGRHPLPDTHNLAKKLSAIGINSPETLVVAYDDSRLAFASRLWWLLRYLGHEQVVVMDGGYTVWQKAGYPITDVIPEPQTGNFIPQIQTELVVDVEVVKSHKDLPEVILVDSREGDRYRGEREPIDKIAGHIPGAVNYPWQEVTDSSGYLLSQLQQRQRWENIATAKEILVYCGSGVTACVNLLSLELAGIHKGKLYAGSWSDWISYI; via the coding sequence ATACTCAAATTTTTTGTTTCTCAAGATTGGCTAGTTAATCATCTCAATGATCCACAAGTTGTCATTGTTGATTGTCGCTTTTCTCTAGCTGATCCAGAATTGGGACGCAAACAATATCAAACCAGTCATATTCCAGGAGCATATTATTTAGATTTAAATCAGGATCTTTCCAGCCCTGTAGGTAAACATGGTGGTAGACATCCTTTACCTGATACTCATAATTTAGCGAAGAAGTTATCAGCAATTGGAATTAATTCCCCAGAAACTTTGGTGGTAGCTTATGATGACTCTCGCTTGGCTTTTGCATCTCGTTTGTGGTGGTTACTGCGTTATCTCGGACATGAACAAGTAGTAGTTATGGATGGGGGTTATACTGTATGGCAAAAAGCTGGATACCCAATTACAGATGTTATTCCAGAACCCCAGACAGGTAATTTTATTCCACAAATTCAAACGGAACTGGTAGTAGATGTAGAAGTTGTCAAAAGCCACAAAGACTTACCAGAAGTTATTTTGGTCGATTCTAGAGAAGGCGATCGCTATCGTGGTGAAAGAGAACCAATTGATAAAATTGCTGGACATATTCCTGGCGCAGTTAACTATCCTTGGCAAGAAGTTACAGACTCCTCTGGTTATCTACTTTCCCAATTACAGCAGCGTCAAAGATGGGAAAATATTGCCACAGCCAAAGAAATTTTAGTCTACTGCGGTTCTGGTGTCACAGCTTGCGTGAATTTGCTTTCTTTAGAATTAGCTGGTATTCACAAAGGTAAATTGTATGCAGGTAGCTGGAGTGATTGGATTAGTTATATTTAG